GTGACACCTGGTACCAGAGCGGCAGCTTCCGGTTGAGCACCAGCGAGTCGGGGGCGAAGGCGGTCACGGGTGGTTCTCCGTTAGGACGGGGCGAGGGGCGCGCATGGTGATACTAGGCGCGGAAGTGGCGCTGGAGCCCCTGCCAGACGTCGTCGTATCCGCGCTGGAGGTGGTCGGCGCCGGCCGCCTGGGGGGTGGCGGTGATCGGCCAGCGGGTCTCGAACATGAAGGCCAGGCCGTCGTCGATCTTCTGCGGCTTCAGCTCGGCGGCGCTCGCCTTGTCGAAGGTCTCCCGGTCCGGTCCGTGCGCGGACATCATGTTGTGCAGCGAGCCGCCGCCGGGGACGAAGCCTTCCGCCTTGGCGTCGTAGGCGCCCTCGATCAGGCCCATGTACTCGCTCATGACGTTGCGGTGGAAGTACGGCGGGCGGAAGGTGTCCTCGCCGACCAGCCAGCGCGGGGCGAAGACGACGAAGTCCACGCCCGCCAGCCCCGGGGTGTCGGACGGCGAGGTCAGCACGGTGAAGATCGACGGGTCGGGGTGGTCGTAGCTGATGGAGCCCAGGACGTTGAAGCGGCGCAGATCGTACACGTACGGGGTGTGCGTGCCGTACCAGGCGACCACGTCGAGCGGGGAGTGGTCGTAGGCGGCGGCCCAGAGGTTGCCGCAGAACTTGTTGACCACCTCGGTCGGGCGCTCGCTGTCCTCGTACGCGGCCACCGGGGCCCGGAAGTCGCGTGCGGCGGCGAGGCCGTTGGCGCCGATCGGGCCCAGGTCGGGCAGCTCGAAGGGGCGGCCGTAGTTCTCGCAGACGTACCCGCGGGCGTCGTCGTCCAGGAGCTCGACGCGGAAGCGCACGCCGCGCGGGATCAGGGCGACCTCGCCGGGGCCGGCGCTGAGCAGGCCGAGCTCGGTGCGCAGCAGCAGGCCGCCGCGCTCGGGGACGATCAGCAGTTCGCCGTCGGAGTCGCTGAAGACCCGGTCGGTCATGGAGGCGTTGGCGGAGTAGAGGTGGATGGCCATGCCGGTGCGCTGGGTGGCGTCGCCGTTGCCGCCGAGGGTCCACAGGCCCGCCAGGAAGTCGGTGCCGGGCGCCGGGTCGGGGAGCGGGTTCCAGCGGAGCCGGTTGGGGTCCGCCGGGGCCTCGGTGAAGGGCGCGGAGCGCAGGGCGCCGTTGTCGATCCGGGCGAACGGCGGGTGGGCCGCCGAGGGGCGGATCCGGTAGAGCCAGGAGCGGCGGTTGTGGCTGCGCGGCTCGGTGAAGGCGCTGCCGCTGAGCTGCTCCGCGTACAGGCCGAGGGGGGCGCGCTGGGGCGAGTTGCGGCCGGGCGGCAGGGCGCCGGGTACGGCCTCCGAGCTGTGCTCGTTGCCGAAGCCGGTGAGGTACTCCAGTGCCTCCGCCGTCTTCCTGGCCTGCTCGGCCTGCTCGCTCATGGGTGCTCCCGCTCTGTCGCTGTCGCTATCGAAGGAATCCTATGGTCGACAGTAGGATTCCATGGCCCGCGCGTCAATGGCTTCCCGGGTGCATGGCCGGATCGGGCGGGTCGGGCGGGTCGGGTGGCGGCGACGGGCGAGGCGAGACGCCGATACGCGATGCCGCGGGGGATCCAAAAAGGTGAACATTGCTCTACTCTCACGCGCATGTCGTGGACCCGCAGGTTCCCTGCCGTGCCGGCGGCGCTCCTCGCCGCCCTCCTCGCTCTCCTGTCCCTCCTCGCCGCCGCGCCCGCCGCCGGCGCGCACGAGGAGCGCCCCGTGGCCCTCCCGGACGGCTCCGGTTCCGTGCCGCAGTACCGCAAGGCCGAGCCCGACCTGCTGGTCTGCAAGACCGACCGGGCCGCCTTCGAACGCCGGACCGCCGCCTTCCCCGAGGAGCTGAAGCAGCGCAACCTCGCCCTGTACGAGCGGTGCGAGAAGAGCGGCTACCGACACCTCCAGGAAGCCGTCGACGCCGTGGACCGGCCCGGCATGAACATCGCGATCCTCCCCGGCCTGTACGAGGAGGAGCCCTCCCTGCCGACACCCACGGGGGAGTGCGCGGCATTGAAGGCCCCCAACTCCTCGCTCGGCTACCAGATCCTGACGTACGAGCAGCAGGTGCAGTGCCGGCACAACCAGAACCTCGTCGCGATCCTCGGGAAGACGGACCTGCAGATCGAAGGCACCGGCGCTTCACGCCTCGACGTCGTCATCGACGCCAAGTACCAAAAGCTGAACGCCATCCGCGCCGACAAGTCGAACGGCATCTACTTCCGCAACTTCACCGCGCAGCGCACCACCTTCAACTCGCTGTACGTGCTGGCGGGCGACGGGTTCGTCATCGACGACGTGCTGACCCGGTGGAACGACGAGTACGGCTTCCTGACCTTCGCCAGCGACCACGGGCTCTACAAGAACTGCGAGTCGTACGGGAACGGCGACTCCGGCATCTACCCCGGCAGCGCCTCGAACATCAACGACGGGCGCGGCTACGACGTCCCGCGCTACTCCATCGAGATCACCGGCTGCCACAGCCATCACAACATGGTCGGCTACTCGGGCACGGCCGGCGACTCCGTCTGGGTCCATGACAACGAGTTCGACCAGAACATGGGCGGTGCCTCCATGGACAGCGCCTTCCCCGGGCATCCCGGACTCCCGCAGAACCACGCCAAGTTCGAGCGGAACCTGATCCACGACAACAACGCCGACTACTACGGGTACGTCGCCGACGGCACCTGCGCCAAGCCGCCGATCGAGCGCGGCTACGAGCAGGGGGTGGTGTGCCCGCAGATCTCCATGCCGCCGGGCACCGGCATCATCACCGCGGGCGGCAACTGGAACGTGTACGAGAACAACTGGGTGTACGGGCACCGGCGCGCGGGCTTCTTCCTCTCGGCCGTCCCGGCGTTCATCCGCGGCGAGGAGGAGTGGTCGAAGCAGGCGGACACCTCCCACCACAACCGGTACGCCGCCAACATCCTCGGCAAGGACAAGTCGGGGGCGTCCCGCCCCAACGGCATGGACGTGTGGTGGGACGGCCAGGGCCGCGAGAACTGCTGGCAGTCCGGGCCGGACGGCTCCACCCCGGGCACGCTCCCGCACTGCGGCGACCGCCACGGCGAGGTGTCGGGCGCGTCCTCCCGCCTGGTCGGCGAACCGGTGAAACTCGCCCAGCTGCTGGTTTGCGCCGACTACAGCGTGCAGGCGCGCAAGCTGCCGGCCGGCTGCGACTGGTACGGGGCGCGCGGCCTGGAGCGGGTGGAGACCCAGATCGCGCTGGTCGTGGCGGCGGTGCTGCTGCTCGTGGGCGGGGTGCTGTGGTGGCGCCGCCTGCGCGGGTCCCGCCTGGGCACGGCGGCCTCGGTGCTCGGCCTGGCCGGGCTGGCCCTGGACGTGGCCGGCTCCACGATGCCGCTCGTGGGCACCTTCGTACCGGCCCTGGCCCTGCTCCTGCTGGGCCTGTGGTGGACGGGTGCGGGCATCGCGCTGCGCCCCGGCCGCCCCTGGCTGGCGCGGCTGACCCTGCTGCTCGCGGCCCTCACCCTGCTCGACGCCTTCGACAAGGCCGTCCTGATGATCCCCTGGATCCCGCTCGGCCCCGCCTGGCTCCGCGCCCTGATCACGATCCCCTGGGCCCTGTGGGCCACGATCGCCGCCTCCCGCCCAGCCCCGACCCCGGGCGGCCCGGAAGACCCCGAAGGCCCGGAAGACCGCGAAGGCGACCGCACCCCGGTCCCGGCCGGACCTGCCCCAGCCCCTCACGCCGAACCCACCCCGGATGCCTCATGACCCCCCGCCCCCGCCCCGGTCCCCTGCACAACATCGGCGGCACCCGCCCGACCGGCCCGAGCCCGGTCGCAGCACCCGCCGCCACCACTCGCCGGAGCCGCGGCCCGGCACGAGGGCATGCCGAAGCAGACCCCCAACCGTCCTGCGGGGTGGGGCGGAGCGGGCGCGGCGGGGACGGCCCGACCGAAGGAGGAGCACAGTGAGCGACGGCCGGAGCGCAGACCCCATCCGGTGCGACGGCTGCGGGGTGCCGCCCGTCGGGGTACGGACCCGGCGGCGTGCCCGAACCGCAGCCCTGCTCGCGCTGGTACTCCTGCTCGCCGGCGGCGCGGCGACGGGCTGCGGCGGGCGGGCCACCACCCACCACAAACCCGGCACCAGCCACGAGCAGGCCACCGGCAGCGTCGGCACCCTGCTGGACGCCCAGGACAACACCGGCCACCGGCTCCGCGAGGTCCCGGCCGAGGGCGCGCCGGAGGTGCAGCTCACCGCCCGCCCCGACTCCGAGGACGGCTGGAACCTCCAGCTGACGGTGAAGAACTTCCGCTTCACCCCCGACAGCACCGGCGGCGCCGCCCTCCCGGGCGCCGGCCACGCACACCTGGAGCTCGACGGGCGGAAGCTGGCCCGGCTGTACGGCCCCTGGTTCCACCTGCCCGCCGCGCAGGTCCCCGAGGGCGCGCACACCCTGACCGTCCGCCTCTACGCGGACGACCACACCGCCTGGGCCGTCACCGGCAAGCCGATCGAGGGCACCGCTCAGCTCACCGCCGCCGCCCCCGGCCAGGCCGGCCACAGCCACACCCCGCCGTCGGCGCAACCGTCGCCCCCGGCACCGCCGTCGACGCAAGCGCAGGCCGACCGCACGGTCACCCTCACCGTCCGGGACGGCAAGGTCACCCCCGCCCCCGGCCGCACCGAGCTGCGGCGCGGCGAACGCATCGCCCTGCGCGTCACCAGCGACCGCGCGGACACCCTGCACGTCCACGGCTACGACAAGGAACTCGCCCTGCCGGCAGGCCAGGAGGCCACCCTGGTCCTGACGGCCGACCGTACGGGCCTCTTCGAGGTCGAGACCCACGAGTCCCGCCTCGTCCTGACCCAGCTCCTCGTCCGGTGACCCGGCCCGCGCCCACCCGGTCCGTGCCCGCCTGGCCCGCGCCCGTCCGGTCCGCGCGCACCTCGTCCGCGCCCACCCGGCCCGCGCGCACCCCGCCCGCGCGCACCCCGAGCCGGACCCGCCCGGCCCCGTTCCCTCTCCGCGGCGGGGAACACGGCCGCGCGGGCGGCCCGCGGTGACCCCGGTCGGGCCGGGTCCCGTACCCGCCGCGGGCGGCGGTGGCGGGGGCCAGGGCGTGGTCCTTCACCCGGCCGATCCGCTCACCGTGCTCGCGCACGGGATCGGGTCCCAGCACGATCTGCCGATCTCTCCCTTCTATGCGTTCGCCGGTGCCTTCGCCGCGCTGTTCGTCTCCTTCCTCGCGCTCGGTCTGCTCTGGTCCTCCTCCCGTTTCCGCGGCGACCGCTCAGGCCTGGCCCTGCCCGCCGTCCTCGAGCGGATCGCCGACGCGCCGGCCACCCGTACCGCCCTGCGCGGACTCGGCCTCGCCGCCGCGCTCGCCGTCCCCCTCTCCCTCCTCCTCGGCCCCGACGACCCCGCGCACAACCCCGCACCCGGCGCCGTCTACGTCCTCCTCTGGGTCGGACTCGTCCCCGCCTCCCTCCTCCTCGGCCCCGTCTGGCGCCTGCTCAACCCGCTCCGCAGCCTGTACCGCCTGTTGCCCCGCGCCCGGCGTCAGGCCGCCCCCGCCCCCCTCCCCGTCCGACTCGGCCAATGGCCCGCCGCCGCCGGGCTGTTCGGCTTCACCTGGCTCGAACTCGCCGCTCCGGATCCCGCATCCACCACCACCCTCCTGACCGCCCTCGCCGTCTACGCCGCCGCCCACCTCGCGCTCGCCGCCCGCTTCGGAGAACGCTGGTTCGCCGACGCGGACGCCTTCGAGGCGTACTCCGCCCTCCTGGCCCGGCTTTCTCCCCTCGGCCGCCGCAGCGACGGCCGCCTGGTCCTCCGCAACCCCTTCCACGGACTCGACGCGACGCCCGAGCGGCCCGGACTCGTCGCCACCGTCTGCGTCCTGCTCGGCTCCACCGCCTACGACGGCTACTCCGACAATCCGTCCTGGATCAACACCCTCCAGACCTCCCCCCTCGGCCGCACCCCCACGGCCACGCTCGGACTGCTCGCTTCCATCGCCCTCGTCGCCACCCTGT
The Streptomyces sp. NBC_01296 DNA segment above includes these coding regions:
- a CDS encoding right-handed parallel beta-helix repeat-containing protein, which encodes MSWTRRFPAVPAALLAALLALLSLLAAAPAAGAHEERPVALPDGSGSVPQYRKAEPDLLVCKTDRAAFERRTAAFPEELKQRNLALYERCEKSGYRHLQEAVDAVDRPGMNIAILPGLYEEEPSLPTPTGECAALKAPNSSLGYQILTYEQQVQCRHNQNLVAILGKTDLQIEGTGASRLDVVIDAKYQKLNAIRADKSNGIYFRNFTAQRTTFNSLYVLAGDGFVIDDVLTRWNDEYGFLTFASDHGLYKNCESYGNGDSGIYPGSASNINDGRGYDVPRYSIEITGCHSHHNMVGYSGTAGDSVWVHDNEFDQNMGGASMDSAFPGHPGLPQNHAKFERNLIHDNNADYYGYVADGTCAKPPIERGYEQGVVCPQISMPPGTGIITAGGNWNVYENNWVYGHRRAGFFLSAVPAFIRGEEEWSKQADTSHHNRYAANILGKDKSGASRPNGMDVWWDGQGRENCWQSGPDGSTPGTLPHCGDRHGEVSGASSRLVGEPVKLAQLLVCADYSVQARKLPAGCDWYGARGLERVETQIALVVAAVLLLVGGVLWWRRLRGSRLGTAASVLGLAGLALDVAGSTMPLVGTFVPALALLLLGLWWTGAGIALRPGRPWLARLTLLLAALTLLDAFDKAVLMIPWIPLGPAWLRALITIPWALWATIAASRPAPTPGGPEDPEGPEDREGDRTPVPAGPAPAPHAEPTPDAS
- the hmgA gene encoding homogentisate 1,2-dioxygenase, with translation MSEQAEQARKTAEALEYLTGFGNEHSSEAVPGALPPGRNSPQRAPLGLYAEQLSGSAFTEPRSHNRRSWLYRIRPSAAHPPFARIDNGALRSAPFTEAPADPNRLRWNPLPDPAPGTDFLAGLWTLGGNGDATQRTGMAIHLYSANASMTDRVFSDSDGELLIVPERGGLLLRTELGLLSAGPGEVALIPRGVRFRVELLDDDARGYVCENYGRPFELPDLGPIGANGLAAARDFRAPVAAYEDSERPTEVVNKFCGNLWAAAYDHSPLDVVAWYGTHTPYVYDLRRFNVLGSISYDHPDPSIFTVLTSPSDTPGLAGVDFVVFAPRWLVGEDTFRPPYFHRNVMSEYMGLIEGAYDAKAEGFVPGGGSLHNMMSAHGPDRETFDKASAAELKPQKIDDGLAFMFETRWPITATPQAAGADHLQRGYDDVWQGLQRHFRA